Proteins encoded in a region of the Haloarcula sp. CBA1129 genome:
- a CDS encoding ABC transporter ATP-binding protein, whose translation MDFDAGSDDDVFEDARERVDQPMLRLFTDYGWGQWGAFVVGLFSSIVARMLDLLPPILLALAIDAIFLQEADYGLFLVPDAWIPSGQGPQLWLTAGIIAASFGFGAVFHWSRNWGWNKFAQHVQHAVRTDTYETMQRLNMDFFADKQTGEMMSVLSNDVNRLEKFLNDGLNSASRMIIMVVGIATYLFYMNWQLALVALLPVPIIAVFTKRFIETIQPKYAEVRSTVGKLNSRLENNLSGIQIIKTANTEPYEADRVEDTSEDYLDANWDAIETRITFFPGLRLVSGIGFVVTFIVGGLMVTGQPPGPLTASLSRGQFVAFIIYTQRFVWPMAKFGQIINMYQRAYASAERVFGLMDTPGRLEEAEDAPPLAVTEGRVEYDDVSFGYDSDDDPVLSDISFEADGGETVALVGPTGAGKSTVLKLLLRMYDVDSGAVRIDGQNVQNVQIQSIRRAIGYVSQETFLFYGTVRENIAYGTFDATDEEIVAAATAAEADQFVRNLPDGYDTMVGERGVKLSGGQRQRIAIARAILKDPEILILDEATSDVDTETEMLIQRSLDDLTADRTTFAIAHRLSTVKDADTILVVEDGRIVERGSHDDLLAADGLYANLWAVQAGEIDELPEEFVERAIQRRARTDADD comes from the coding sequence ATGGATTTCGACGCGGGTTCGGACGACGACGTGTTCGAGGACGCTAGGGAACGCGTCGACCAGCCGATGCTCCGACTGTTCACCGACTACGGGTGGGGGCAGTGGGGGGCGTTCGTAGTTGGCCTGTTTAGTTCTATCGTGGCCCGGATGCTGGACCTGCTGCCGCCGATCCTTCTGGCGCTGGCTATCGACGCAATCTTTCTACAGGAGGCCGACTACGGGCTCTTTCTGGTGCCGGACGCTTGGATTCCCAGCGGGCAAGGCCCACAGCTATGGCTCACAGCCGGCATCATCGCCGCGTCGTTCGGCTTCGGGGCCGTGTTCCACTGGAGCCGGAACTGGGGGTGGAACAAGTTCGCCCAGCACGTCCAGCACGCCGTCCGCACGGATACGTACGAGACGATGCAGCGGCTGAACATGGACTTCTTCGCTGACAAACAGACCGGCGAGATGATGTCGGTGCTGTCAAACGACGTGAACCGGTTGGAGAAGTTCCTCAACGACGGGCTCAACTCCGCTTCGCGCATGATAATCATGGTCGTCGGCATCGCCACGTACCTGTTCTACATGAACTGGCAGCTGGCGCTGGTCGCCCTCCTTCCGGTCCCCATCATCGCCGTGTTCACGAAGCGGTTCATCGAGACCATCCAGCCCAAGTACGCCGAAGTACGGTCGACGGTCGGCAAGCTCAATTCGAGACTCGAAAACAACCTCAGCGGCATCCAGATCATCAAAACTGCCAACACAGAGCCCTACGAGGCCGACCGGGTCGAGGACACGTCGGAAGACTACCTCGATGCCAACTGGGACGCCATCGAGACGCGTATCACGTTTTTCCCCGGCCTCCGGCTGGTCTCCGGAATCGGCTTCGTCGTCACGTTCATCGTTGGCGGCCTGATGGTCACCGGGCAGCCACCCGGGCCGCTGACGGCGAGCCTCTCCCGCGGGCAGTTCGTCGCCTTCATCATCTACACCCAGCGGTTCGTCTGGCCGATGGCCAAGTTCGGGCAGATTATCAACATGTACCAGCGGGCCTACGCCTCCGCCGAGCGCGTGTTCGGGCTGATGGACACGCCCGGCCGCCTCGAAGAGGCCGAGGACGCGCCGCCGCTTGCTGTGACCGAGGGGCGAGTCGAGTACGACGACGTGTCGTTCGGCTACGACAGCGACGACGATCCGGTGCTCTCGGACATCTCCTTCGAGGCTGACGGCGGCGAGACGGTCGCCCTCGTCGGCCCGACCGGCGCGGGGAAGTCCACCGTCCTGAAGCTCCTGCTTCGGATGTACGACGTGGACTCGGGTGCGGTCCGTATCGACGGACAGAACGTCCAGAACGTCCAGATTCAGAGCATCCGTCGCGCCATCGGCTACGTCAGTCAGGAGACGTTCCTGTTCTATGGCACCGTTCGCGAAAACATCGCCTACGGAACCTTCGATGCCACCGACGAGGAGATCGTCGCCGCCGCGACGGCCGCCGAGGCCGACCAGTTCGTCCGCAATCTCCCAGACGGCTACGACACGATGGTCGGCGAGCGCGGTGTCAAGCTCTCGGGCGGCCAACGCCAGCGCATTGCTATCGCCCGGGCGATTCTGAAAGACCCCGAAATCCTCATTCTCGACGAGGCGACCAGCGATGTCGACACGGAGACGGAGATGCTCATCCAGCGCTCGCTCGACGATCTGACCGCCGACCGGACCACGTTCGCCATCGCGCACCGCCTCTCGACGGTGAAAGACGCCGATACGATTCTCGTCGTCGAGGACGGCCGCATCGTCGAACGAGGGTCCCACGACGACCTGCTCGCCGCCGACGGCCTCTATGCCAACCTCTGGGCGGTTCAGGCCGGCGAAATCGACGAACTTCCCGAGGAGTTCGTCGAGCGGGCGATTCAGCGACGGGCGCGGACGGATGCCGACGACTGA
- a CDS encoding dihydroneopterin aldolase family protein has translation MEPTAPQEACFEAGVKFGSLYHQFAGTPISPDSAGSLAAAMEEAIENQPFCEAVTVSVRTEALEDAIDEGGADYTELTGRLINVEMRIEYEGVTVETSMAMEDGYPLMQVDAVQE, from the coding sequence ATGGAACCCACAGCTCCGCAGGAGGCATGTTTCGAGGCGGGCGTCAAGTTCGGGTCGCTGTATCACCAGTTCGCTGGGACACCGATAAGCCCGGACAGCGCCGGTTCGCTCGCGGCGGCGATGGAGGAGGCCATCGAGAACCAACCGTTCTGTGAGGCGGTCACCGTCAGCGTTCGCACAGAAGCGCTGGAAGACGCTATCGACGAGGGCGGCGCAGACTACACAGAACTCACCGGGCGGCTGATCAACGTCGAGATGCGCATCGAATATGAGGGAGTCACAGTCGAGACAAGCATGGCGATGGAGGACGGCTACCCGCTGATGCAGGTCGACGCAGTGCAGGAATGA
- a CDS encoding cbb3-type cytochrome c oxidase subunit I, whose amino-acid sequence MSQEHDHGLPPKSSVSRWFLTTNHKDIGVLYLITALFFLVFGGVLALLFRLELVTSGADLLGSIGYNQAVSTHGLLMVFWFISPFAFGFANYVVPLQIGADDLAFPRLNALSYWLYLFSGILMGVSFFQGTTFAGGWTMYAPLNTPAYIPGEGLGATSVVLALIMFTAAVTLGSVNFLTTMYRMRAEGLRMRDIPIFSLSINLTVWMMLFAFAALLAALMILASDHILGTTYFQYSIDGTTMATDADNPGASLLWAHLFWFFGHPEVYIVFFPALGVMAECFQTFTGRRLVGRKWFIISMVLVAIQSFVVWMHHMFLTGINLPIKTIFMATTIGISLPFDLMVFSLIYTMAKGRVRFTTPFLFSLGALILFIIGGITGVFLGAIVLDYQFRGTYWVVAHFHYVMVAGATALFGGLYYWYPKITGKMYNETLGKIQFGVYFLGFNLLYFPMFIAWETPRRVFVYPEGLQIWHTMATVGGFILGASFLLMFYNLFVSLWRGEDVGPNPWEYATSAEWAVSSPPPLENFPGVPSYATGKLEFLDDETVTERTESTPGAAAHGHAATDGGTATDGGAVTARAAVTATEMEPAHEVGGEEHASHASFWPFLVSLGGFITFLGLSGVRTGSVFYLSMAAVGGVATFSSLFGMTREPFHAPEMAIAERWPFERVEKMKLGMWTFLASDIVLFGAFIGSYAFVRVAYGWTAWHHDLIPAEHVTMPGLINTYLLLTSSFLVVLAMVAAERESKRGTVAALVGTFALGVGFLINKGLEWQHLFHIETAAFPNGWNLSTNIASSTFYLTTGLHGAHVTIGLIICAYMAVRAWNGAYQGDDRAIEYFGLYWHFVDIVWLFLFPLFYIL is encoded by the coding sequence ATGAGTCAGGAGCACGACCACGGTCTGCCGCCGAAATCGTCGGTCAGCCGGTGGTTCCTCACGACCAACCACAAGGACATCGGCGTCCTGTATCTGATTACTGCGCTGTTTTTCCTCGTCTTCGGCGGCGTCCTCGCGCTCCTGTTCCGACTGGAACTCGTCACCTCCGGCGCGGACCTGCTGGGGTCGATAGGATACAATCAGGCGGTGTCGACACACGGCCTGCTGATGGTGTTCTGGTTCATCTCGCCGTTTGCCTTCGGCTTCGCGAACTACGTCGTCCCGCTACAGATCGGCGCTGACGACCTCGCCTTCCCGCGGCTGAACGCCCTGTCGTACTGGCTGTACCTGTTCTCGGGAATCCTGATGGGCGTCTCCTTCTTCCAAGGGACCACCTTCGCGGGCGGGTGGACGATGTACGCCCCGCTGAACACGCCAGCGTACATCCCCGGTGAGGGACTTGGCGCGACTTCGGTCGTGCTCGCGCTCATCATGTTCACCGCCGCGGTGACACTCGGCTCGGTGAACTTCCTGACGACGATGTACCGCATGCGCGCTGAAGGGCTCCGGATGCGGGACATCCCCATCTTCTCGCTGTCGATCAATCTTACCGTCTGGATGATGCTGTTCGCGTTCGCGGCGCTGCTTGCGGCGCTGATGATACTCGCTTCAGACCACATCCTCGGGACGACCTACTTCCAGTACTCCATCGACGGGACGACGATGGCGACCGACGCCGACAACCCGGGTGCGTCGCTGTTGTGGGCGCACCTATTCTGGTTCTTCGGCCATCCGGAGGTGTACATCGTCTTCTTCCCCGCGCTCGGCGTGATGGCCGAGTGCTTCCAGACCTTCACGGGGCGGCGGCTCGTCGGCCGGAAGTGGTTCATCATCTCGATGGTACTCGTGGCGATCCAGAGCTTCGTCGTCTGGATGCACCACATGTTCCTGACTGGCATCAACCTCCCCATCAAGACCATCTTCATGGCGACGACCATCGGGATATCCCTGCCCTTCGACCTGATGGTGTTCTCGCTCATCTACACGATGGCGAAGGGGCGGGTCCGATTCACGACGCCGTTCCTGTTCTCGCTGGGCGCGCTCATCCTGTTCATCATCGGCGGTATCACCGGCGTCTTCCTCGGCGCGATTGTGCTCGACTACCAGTTCCGGGGGACCTACTGGGTCGTCGCCCACTTCCACTACGTGATGGTCGCGGGCGCGACGGCGCTGTTCGGCGGCCTCTACTACTGGTATCCCAAGATAACGGGGAAGATGTACAACGAGACGCTGGGGAAGATACAGTTCGGCGTCTATTTCCTCGGGTTCAATCTGCTGTACTTCCCGATGTTCATCGCTTGGGAGACGCCCCGCCGGGTGTTCGTCTACCCCGAGGGCCTCCAGATCTGGCACACGATGGCGACCGTCGGCGGCTTCATCCTCGGCGCGAGCTTCCTCCTCATGTTCTACAATCTCTTCGTGAGTCTCTGGCGCGGCGAGGACGTCGGACCGAACCCTTGGGAGTACGCCACCTCCGCTGAGTGGGCCGTCTCCTCGCCGCCGCCACTGGAGAACTTCCCCGGCGTGCCGAGCTACGCCACCGGGAAACTGGAGTTCCTCGACGACGAGACAGTCACCGAGCGGACCGAGAGCACACCCGGCGCAGCGGCCCACGGCCACGCGGCGACCGACGGCGGCACCGCGACGGATGGGGGCGCGGTGACAGCGAGGGCCGCGGTGACAGCCACGGAAATGGAGCCGGCCCACGAGGTCGGCGGCGAGGAACACGCCAGCCACGCGAGTTTCTGGCCGTTCCTCGTCAGTCTCGGCGGGTTCATCACGTTCCTCGGGCTGTCGGGCGTGCGGACTGGCAGCGTGTTCTACCTGTCGATGGCAGCTGTCGGCGGGGTGGCGACGTTCAGCTCACTGTTCGGGATGACCCGCGAGCCGTTCCACGCGCCGGAGATGGCCATCGCCGAGCGGTGGCCCTTCGAGCGCGTCGAGAAGATGAAACTCGGGATGTGGACGTTCCTCGCCAGCGACATCGTCCTCTTTGGCGCGTTCATCGGCTCCTATGCCTTCGTCCGGGTCGCCTACGGCTGGACGGCGTGGCACCACGACCTCATCCCCGCCGAGCACGTGACGATGCCCGGCCTCATCAACACGTACCTGTTGCTCACGTCGAGTTTCCTCGTCGTGCTGGCGATGGTCGCGGCCGAGCGAGAGAGCAAGCGCGGGACCGTCGCCGCGCTCGTCGGGACGTTCGCGCTCGGGGTCGGCTTCCTCATCAACAAGGGACTGGAGTGGCAGCACCTGTTCCACATCGAGACGGCGGCGTTCCCGAACGGGTGGAACCTCTCGACGAACATCGCGTCGTCGACGTTCTACCTGACGACGGGACTCCACGGAGCCCACGTCACCATCGGGCTCATCATCTGTGCGTACATGGCCGTCCGGGCTTGGAACGGGGCCTATCAAGGCGATGACCGGGCCATCGAGTACTTCGGCCTGTACTGGCACTTCGTCGACATCGTCTGGCTGTTCCTGTTCCCGCTGTTTTACATCCTATAA
- the coxB gene encoding cytochrome c oxidase subunit II, translating into MASSMVTYTSVVLPLHGGDVRAPSAVFNQIFEVFLLLGTAVGVVVVAYTMYHALKYRDDGSTEDPYADKVERPQMGEMPTGGSGGRKVFYSFSISAIIVVSLIAWTYSQLLYIEQGPDIAQEEALEIDVEGYRFGWDFVYPNGHTTNTLYVPQDRVVRLRVTSTDVFHNFGIPELRVKTDAVPGQHTSAWFTANETGTYTAKCYELCGSGHSLMTTDVIVMPQDEYEDWYAETEGTNETATDGNETGSADRQIAPAAGGAPA; encoded by the coding sequence ATGGCGTCATCCATGGTAACATACACCTCGGTTGTGCTCCCCTTGCATGGTGGCGACGTCAGGGCACCCAGTGCGGTGTTCAACCAGATATTCGAGGTGTTCCTCCTGCTGGGGACAGCTGTCGGGGTGGTCGTCGTGGCCTACACGATGTACCACGCGCTCAAGTACCGCGACGACGGGAGCACCGAGGACCCCTACGCGGACAAGGTCGAGCGCCCGCAGATGGGCGAGATGCCCACTGGCGGTTCGGGCGGTCGGAAGGTGTTCTACTCGTTCAGCATCAGCGCTATCATCGTCGTTTCGCTCATCGCTTGGACGTACTCACAACTGCTGTACATCGAGCAGGGGCCAGACATAGCACAGGAGGAGGCCCTAGAGATCGACGTTGAAGGGTACCGCTTCGGCTGGGACTTCGTATATCCGAACGGGCACACGACCAACACGCTCTACGTGCCACAGGACCGGGTGGTCAGATTACGGGTGACCTCGACGGACGTGTTCCACAACTTCGGGATACCTGAGTTACGGGTCAAAACAGATGCCGTTCCGGGTCAGCACACCTCGGCTTGGTTCACAGCCAACGAGACGGGGACCTACACCGCCAAGTGCTACGAGCTGTGTGGCAGCGGCCACTCGCTGATGACGACTGATGTGATTGTAATGCCACAGGACGAGTACGAGGACTGGTACGCAGAAACGGAGGGCACGAATGAGACGGCGACCGACGGGAACGAAACCGGCAGCGCTGACCGCCAGATTGCACCCGCCGCGGGAGGTGCCCCGGCATGA
- a CDS encoding DUF192 domain-containing protein: MQRPAVIVLGLVGLLVAAAVVLQTGLWIEVLGTGEYEEGTVTIREGSDAATAATQPETDASTPETTIAAREQEGGEPLGTVEVRVAQTFEQRYVGLSETASLGPNEGMLFIHDEAGKHTYVMRNMSFPLDIIFIDANGTITTIHHAPLPPEGTSESGLTGYEGRGKYVLEVNRGWTNRTGVEVGDRVELPSEAT, encoded by the coding sequence ATGCAGCGCCCTGCTGTGATTGTCCTCGGACTCGTCGGCCTCCTCGTCGCGGCTGCCGTCGTTCTCCAGACTGGTCTCTGGATCGAGGTACTCGGGACCGGTGAGTACGAGGAGGGCACAGTGACGATCCGGGAGGGGTCAGACGCGGCGACGGCCGCGACACAGCCCGAGACGGATGCTTCGACACCAGAGACGACCATCGCGGCCCGTGAACAAGAGGGAGGGGAACCGCTGGGGACGGTCGAGGTTCGCGTCGCACAGACGTTCGAGCAGCGGTACGTCGGGCTGAGCGAGACGGCGTCGCTCGGACCCAACGAAGGGATGCTGTTCATCCACGACGAGGCGGGGAAACACACCTACGTCATGCGGAACATGTCGTTCCCGCTCGATATCATTTTCATCGACGCAAACGGGACCATCACGACGATTCACCACGCGCCGCTCCCGCCGGAGGGGACCAGCGAGAGCGGCCTGACGGGCTATGAAGGGCGGGGCAAGTACGTCCTCGAAGTGAACCGCGGGTGGACAAACCGAACCGGCGTCGAGGTCGGCGACCGGGTCGAACTGCCGTCCGAAGCCACGTAG
- a CDS encoding Hsp20/alpha crystallin family protein, which translates to MTHTNDPFEAMLRLFAQTRRTMMDDSQSRLTDDSLGLRMGDDSGHRMDDGSERRTERPTTDTRRGRHHSHGIDTNLHVDETDDGYAVMVDLPGFERDDLVVRFEGGILSIQGETTVATETSDSARRHSRRVAERVTVPGPVLDDDITATYHNGVLEITLPRADRGADDSNRIEIE; encoded by the coding sequence ATGACACACACCAACGATCCGTTCGAGGCGATGCTCCGACTCTTCGCACAGACGCGACGGACAATGATGGACGACAGCCAGAGCCGCTTGACAGACGACAGTCTAGGTCTCCGGATGGGTGACGACTCGGGACACCGGATGGACGACGGTTCGGAACGCCGCACTGAACGACCGACCACGGATACACGCCGAGGCCGCCACCACAGCCACGGCATCGACACGAACCTCCACGTCGACGAAACCGACGACGGGTACGCCGTGATGGTTGACCTCCCGGGCTTCGAACGGGACGACCTCGTCGTTCGCTTCGAGGGCGGCATCCTCAGCATTCAGGGCGAGACCACGGTCGCTACGGAGACTAGCGACAGCGCTCGCCGACACAGCCGACGGGTCGCCGAACGAGTCACCGTCCCCGGCCCGGTACTGGACGACGACATCACAGCGACCTACCACAACGGCGTTCTCGAAATAACGCTGCCGCGCGCGGACCGTGGTGCCGACGACTCGAACCGAATCGAAATCGAGTAG
- a CDS encoding cytochrome C oxidase subunit IV family protein translates to MDWKGYTVIYVVLFAFATAQAVVEFAGLVDSAYWVAFALIMVLSVIKAVGVAAYYQHLRWEPRAVTYLVLGGTVAALALTGAAAYSIL, encoded by the coding sequence ATGGACTGGAAAGGCTACACCGTCATCTACGTCGTACTGTTCGCGTTCGCGACCGCACAGGCCGTCGTCGAGTTCGCCGGCCTCGTCGACAGCGCCTACTGGGTCGCCTTCGCGCTCATCATGGTGCTGTCGGTCATCAAGGCTGTCGGGGTCGCCGCGTACTACCAGCACCTGCGCTGGGAACCCCGCGCAGTCACGTACCTCGTACTGGGCGGTACCGTCGCCGCGCTCGCACTGACCGGTGCGGCGGCGTACTCGATACTGTGA
- a CDS encoding DUF6789 family protein, with the protein MEDTSSGVEDPPINDDGLTEVEEFDSLAGILADGVIGAAGGLVGTAMMSVVFLIAQSLGAFNLNDFAILTELVGLTGYVPEVLFGFFIFLGGGMFPWPLLFASLKAYLPGQSDPVSGAFFGGAMWTGFVLAFYTDQSGLTLVLYAVLTLIAHVVYGIGLGAVFNYFSTRPDSIV; encoded by the coding sequence ATGGAGGACACGTCATCCGGCGTCGAGGACCCACCTATCAACGACGACGGCCTGACAGAGGTCGAGGAGTTCGATAGCCTCGCCGGGATTCTCGCCGACGGTGTCATCGGTGCTGCCGGCGGGCTAGTCGGGACCGCGATGATGTCGGTCGTCTTCCTCATCGCCCAGTCACTGGGCGCGTTCAACCTCAACGACTTCGCCATCCTCACCGAACTCGTGGGCCTTACCGGCTACGTCCCGGAGGTCCTGTTCGGCTTCTTCATCTTCCTCGGCGGCGGGATGTTCCCGTGGCCGCTGCTGTTTGCCTCGCTGAAGGCGTACCTCCCGGGCCAGTCCGACCCCGTCAGCGGCGCGTTCTTCGGCGGTGCTATGTGGACCGGTTTCGTGCTCGCCTTCTACACCGACCAGTCCGGACTCACGCTGGTGCTGTACGCGGTGTTGACCCTCATTGCCCACGTCGTCTACGGGATCGGCCTCGGCGCGGTGTTCAACTACTTCTCGACGCGCCCGGACTCCATCGTCTGA
- a CDS encoding DUF309 domain-containing protein has product MRDHLRAGIAVYNDGRYHAAHDAWEEYWLNLDEGDDERFLHGLIQFTAVVHHASEGNWAGAQGLAESAAEYLDGLPDPYHGVALEEVRSFLAATAADPHHAAVDPPALTHDEEAIDYDALDFDATAIAAEVLAEAGQYDEGVIDDAVDRARSELAGNGGSQFVGMLFSFMRERDQRPVVYQRLRDHVELEQQKDDDVRGLFGESE; this is encoded by the coding sequence GTGCGCGACCATCTCCGTGCCGGCATCGCAGTGTACAACGACGGTCGCTACCACGCCGCTCACGACGCGTGGGAGGAGTACTGGCTGAACCTCGATGAGGGCGACGACGAGCGGTTCCTCCACGGGCTCATCCAGTTCACGGCGGTCGTCCACCACGCCAGCGAGGGGAACTGGGCGGGCGCGCAGGGATTGGCCGAGAGCGCGGCGGAGTATCTCGACGGCCTGCCCGACCCGTATCACGGCGTGGCGCTGGAGGAGGTCCGGTCGTTCCTCGCGGCGACGGCGGCGGACCCGCACCACGCAGCAGTGGACCCACCAGCGTTGACCCACGACGAGGAAGCCATTGATTACGACGCACTGGACTTCGACGCCACCGCCATTGCCGCCGAGGTGCTAGCGGAGGCCGGCCAGTACGACGAGGGAGTTATCGACGACGCTGTTGACCGCGCGCGGAGTGAACTGGCGGGCAACGGCGGCTCCCAGTTCGTCGGGATGCTGTTCTCGTTCATGCGCGAGCGCGACCAGCGGCCCGTCGTTTATCAGCGGCTCCGAGACCACGTCGAACTGGAACAGCAGAAAGACGACGACGTTCGAGGGTTGTTCGGCGAGTCCGAGTGA
- a CDS encoding DUF5790 family protein, whose protein sequence is MSQSSLDDDELFGEAANEMRTDVEESLAKARGALPEADAVWDVEADNTLGVLNSLKTALDVGDAEDHLRDAKKWYTMGERADAFEDADDLAEEIETIAGLIDNVSDAREQVGDLTATIPQLRSTLEEFESEDGADAEADGDADAEAEA, encoded by the coding sequence ATGAGTCAGTCAAGTCTGGACGACGACGAACTGTTCGGCGAGGCGGCCAATGAAATGCGTACGGACGTCGAGGAGTCACTCGCGAAGGCTCGCGGCGCGCTCCCCGAGGCCGATGCAGTCTGGGATGTGGAGGCCGACAACACGCTCGGCGTCCTGAACTCGCTCAAGACCGCACTCGACGTGGGCGACGCCGAGGACCACCTGCGAGACGCCAAGAAGTGGTACACGATGGGCGAACGCGCGGACGCCTTCGAGGACGCCGATGACCTCGCCGAAGAGATCGAAACCATCGCAGGCCTCATCGACAACGTTAGCGACGCCCGCGAGCAGGTCGGTGACCTCACTGCGACCATCCCACAACTTCGCAGCACGCTCGAAGAGTTCGAGAGCGAAGACGGGGCAGACGCGGAGGCGGACGGCGACGCCGACGCGGAAGCGGAAGCCTGA
- a CDS encoding class I SAM-dependent methyltransferase: MGRGDIQFHPVVAALYDPVQWYFERCQVPEHREYLTAGLDGTVLEIGLGTGPMLPYYESEAEATASFHAVEPDPEMWQRAEEKIADSTVEMALVSGRGETLPYGDNTFDYVVECGVCCSVPAIDPMLAEIARVLRPDGEFRFLDHIRSDGWVGRSQDLLTPLWRRIGGNCHLNRRLRPRIRASDHLQLTECTTPTIGIWPIREFARGTATASD, translated from the coding sequence ATGGGCAGGGGTGATATTCAGTTCCATCCGGTCGTTGCAGCACTCTACGACCCCGTACAGTGGTACTTCGAGCGGTGTCAGGTCCCGGAGCATCGGGAGTATCTGACGGCTGGACTGGACGGGACGGTTCTCGAGATCGGCCTCGGAACCGGGCCGATGCTGCCGTACTACGAGTCCGAGGCCGAGGCGACGGCATCGTTCCACGCCGTCGAGCCGGACCCGGAGATGTGGCAGCGGGCAGAGGAGAAAATCGCGGACAGCACGGTCGAGATGGCGCTGGTCAGTGGCCGCGGCGAAACGTTACCTTACGGAGACAACACCTTCGACTACGTTGTCGAGTGTGGGGTGTGCTGTTCAGTGCCGGCTATCGATCCGATGCTCGCGGAGATAGCCCGAGTGCTCCGGCCCGACGGCGAGTTCCGGTTTCTGGACCACATCCGATCGGACGGGTGGGTTGGCCGGAGTCAGGACCTGTTGACGCCGCTGTGGCGCAGAATCGGCGGTAACTGTCACCTGAATCGGCGTCTTCGGCCGAGAATCAGGGCATCAGACCACCTCCAGTTGACCGAGTGTACGACGCCGACGATCGGTATCTGGCCGATTCGCGAGTTCGCTCGCGGGACCGCGACAGCGAGCGACTAG
- the azf gene encoding NAD-dependent glucose-6-phosphate dehydrogenase Azf: MDDPVLLTGAGGAVGAAILEGLEDAYEWKLMFHSPPAEEPDHEYLVGDVSSEGDVAAAMDGVGAVIHLAGDPRPEAPWDSVLENNIDGTQKMYEAAVDEGVEKFVFASSNHAVGSFETDERTPEMYRPDDQYRLDGTEFPRPGNLYGVSKATGEVLGRYYHDQHGLSVCNIRIGNLTRGHPPIDYERGQAMWLSYRDCAHIHDCALQADYEYEIVYGISDNDRKYYSIERAKEVLGYEPRDNSAHFDGEERVAEPEP; encoded by the coding sequence ATGGACGACCCGGTTCTGCTCACCGGCGCTGGCGGCGCTGTCGGGGCGGCCATCCTCGAAGGCCTCGAGGACGCCTACGAGTGGAAACTCATGTTCCACAGCCCACCCGCCGAGGAGCCCGACCACGAGTACCTCGTCGGGGACGTATCGAGCGAGGGCGACGTGGCCGCGGCGATGGACGGCGTCGGTGCCGTCATCCACTTGGCGGGCGATCCCCGGCCGGAAGCCCCCTGGGACTCCGTCCTCGAAAACAACATCGACGGCACCCAGAAGATGTACGAGGCCGCCGTCGACGAGGGCGTCGAGAAGTTCGTCTTCGCGTCCTCGAACCACGCCGTTGGCTCCTTCGAAACGGACGAGCGCACGCCCGAGATGTATCGCCCGGACGACCAGTATCGCCTCGACGGGACGGAGTTCCCCCGCCCCGGCAACCTCTACGGCGTCTCGAAAGCCACCGGTGAGGTATTGGGCCGTTACTACCACGACCAGCACGGACTCTCCGTCTGCAACATCCGCATCGGCAATCTCACGCGTGGCCACCCGCCCATCGACTACGAGCGCGGGCAAGCGATGTGGCTCTCGTATCGAGACTGTGCCCACATCCACGACTGCGCGCTGCAGGCCGACTACGAGTACGAGATCGTCTACGGCATCTCCGACAACGACCGCAAGTACTACTCCATCGAGCGCGCCAAAGAGGTGCTTGGCTACGAGCCACGGGACAACTCCGCGCACTTCGACGGCGAGGAACGCGTCGCCGAACCGGAGCCGTAA